In a genomic window of Agarivorans albus:
- the puuE gene encoding allantoinase PuuE — translation MSNNNYPRDLFGYGQNPPKANWPNKAKVALQFVVNYEEGGENCVLHGDSHSEKFLSEIVGAEAYPDRHMSMESIYEYGSRAGFWRLHRLFVSQGIPVTVFAVAMALQRNPEAVKAMLDANWEIASHGLRWIHYQDFSEQQEREHIEQAIAIHQQTTGSKPKGWYTGRTSPHTLKLIAERDDILYCADSYADDLPYWDNNYSKPLLMVPYTLDTNDMRFATPQGFNSGEQFYQYLKDAFDVLYFEGETTPKMLSIGLHCRIIGRPARFAALQRFIQYTQQFEGVWYATREQIAEHWVKEKL, via the coding sequence ATGAGCAACAATAACTACCCTCGAGATTTATTCGGTTACGGCCAAAACCCGCCCAAAGCAAACTGGCCAAATAAAGCCAAAGTTGCCCTGCAATTTGTGGTTAATTATGAAGAGGGGGGCGAAAACTGCGTATTACATGGTGATAGTCATTCCGAGAAGTTTTTATCGGAAATAGTTGGGGCAGAGGCATATCCCGATCGCCATATGAGTATGGAATCCATATACGAGTATGGTAGCCGAGCAGGTTTTTGGCGCTTGCATCGTTTGTTTGTGAGCCAAGGGATCCCAGTAACCGTGTTTGCCGTTGCTATGGCCTTGCAGCGCAACCCGGAAGCGGTAAAAGCTATGTTAGATGCCAACTGGGAAATTGCCAGCCATGGTTTAAGATGGATTCACTATCAAGATTTTAGCGAGCAGCAAGAGCGTGAACACATAGAGCAAGCCATTGCTATTCATCAACAAACTACTGGCTCGAAACCTAAAGGCTGGTATACCGGCCGCACCAGTCCGCATACCCTAAAGTTAATTGCCGAGCGTGACGATATTCTCTATTGCGCTGATAGTTACGCCGACGACTTACCCTATTGGGACAACAACTACAGCAAACCCTTGTTAATGGTGCCCTATACCCTAGACACCAACGACATGCGCTTTGCTACCCCACAGGGCTTTAACAGCGGCGAGCAATTTTACCAATATTTAAAAGATGCTTTTGATGTGTTGTATTTTGAAGGTGAAACCACACCCAAAATGCTTAGCATTGGCTTGCACTGCCGCATAATAGGCCGCCCAGCAAGGTTTGCTGCTTTACAGCGTTTTATTCAATATACCCAGCAATTTGAAGGTGTTTGGTATGCCACCAGAGAGCAAATTGCAGAGCATTGGGTGAAGGAAAAGCTTTAA
- a CDS encoding DUF6765 family protein — MDQDFHYYGTYYSAKTGGFNRDEATLIAKAANFIDFFSEQTYAAYWELVTDDTKSDNYNIVAQLEYPRYTYQGGLLGSGLSPEDGLWCSYHFTPGNYDCPPNTPSQEMIHGAPVASQLPEFQVRDTNQGKSILKKYNPNTVEDLKYGKLLNRPQSALSRQLLLDAIECATNNDRLEAILNYAVGGQEILKNKEDCLNRFKLILLGIRAHVIADTWAHQDFCGVSNVMNTYWDVNYDPDSWKPSEMGYGRQSINYNDGKSGWKNKVLSSTSKLGNKNFEAVPNGSSYLGHGWMGHMPDFSFVKFEYKPCWASPHQVTQRDNRKEYLAAWLELTSLFNQANGNGKIVFDQVMQEQLHKAQKAIETPYKLEKEKWVAGRKVSADAWKEIFEEGPTSDIDVVAEPHENAVLNGLIEGTKRLDRYGKLYVNVNSDLYLFQIAADYHFHFVKSYLDTHNIYKFTGSWSQQTSALSEEVTQLFEHC, encoded by the coding sequence ATGGACCAAGACTTTCATTACTACGGAACATATTACTCAGCTAAAACGGGTGGGTTCAATCGAGATGAGGCCACTTTAATCGCAAAAGCGGCCAATTTCATCGATTTTTTTAGCGAACAAACCTACGCGGCATACTGGGAACTAGTGACCGACGACACAAAATCAGATAACTACAATATTGTGGCTCAACTTGAATACCCTCGATATACCTATCAAGGAGGGCTGCTAGGATCAGGCTTATCACCAGAAGATGGTTTATGGTGCTCTTACCATTTCACCCCAGGTAACTATGACTGCCCACCAAATACTCCAAGCCAAGAGATGATTCATGGGGCCCCAGTGGCGAGCCAATTGCCAGAGTTCCAAGTTCGTGATACCAACCAGGGGAAAAGTATACTTAAAAAGTACAATCCAAACACGGTTGAAGACCTTAAATATGGCAAGCTGCTAAATCGACCTCAAAGTGCGCTATCCCGCCAATTACTTCTCGATGCTATTGAATGCGCCACTAACAATGACAGGCTTGAGGCCATCCTTAATTACGCTGTTGGCGGACAAGAGATACTTAAAAACAAGGAAGATTGCCTAAACAGATTTAAACTAATTCTGTTAGGTATTCGCGCACATGTGATCGCTGATACATGGGCTCATCAAGATTTTTGTGGCGTGAGCAATGTAATGAATACTTATTGGGATGTGAACTATGACCCGGACTCATGGAAACCATCAGAGATGGGATACGGTAGGCAATCAATTAACTATAATGACGGCAAGTCTGGATGGAAAAACAAAGTACTCTCATCAACAAGCAAATTAGGAAATAAAAATTTTGAAGCGGTTCCTAATGGCTCTTCATATCTAGGACATGGTTGGATGGGCCACATGCCAGATTTCAGTTTTGTAAAATTTGAGTATAAGCCTTGCTGGGCTTCTCCCCATCAAGTCACCCAGCGAGATAACCGTAAAGAATACTTAGCAGCTTGGTTAGAGCTCACTAGTTTATTTAATCAAGCTAACGGAAATGGCAAAATTGTCTTTGACCAAGTAATGCAAGAACAACTACATAAAGCTCAAAAAGCTATAGAAACACCTTATAAACTAGAAAAAGAAAAATGGGTCGCTGGCCGTAAAGTATCTGCTGACGCTTGGAAGGAGATCTTCGAAGAGGGCCCCACCTCCGACATAGATGTAGTAGCCGAACCGCATGAAAATGCAGTGCTTAATGGGCTAATAGAGGGAACCAAACGATTAGACCGTTATGGTAAATTATACGTAAATGTAAACAGTGATTTATATTTGTTCCAAATCGCAGCAGACTATCATTTTCATTTTGTTAAAAGCTACTTAGATACGCACAATATCTACAAATTTACAGGTTCTTGGTCTCAACAAACCAGCGCACTGTCTGAAGAGGTAACCCAACTTTTTGAACATTGCTAA